The Gordonia terrae genome contains the following window.
GCGCGTGGTCGAGCGGTACTGCGAGTTGTCGGGAACAACACCCGTGGTGACACCCGCAGTCGCGTACATCGCACTCGACGGCATCTTCCAGCGCGGTCTGCTCAGCGAGATCGACGGCAGGCCGGAGGGCGTTGCAAACGCCCGACTCGACCTCATCGCCTTCTTCGACGTCGTGGGGCACCACTGACCGTCTGACCACTCCGTTCGCACCTTCGTGCGCAGCATCACAACCCCCTGCCCTAATACTTCGAAGTCCTAAGTATTAGACTCTCTAAACGTGTCCGCTTCCGAACCCGCGCAGCTCGCCCTGACCCTGCGGCCGACGATCACCAGGCTGTACCTGGCACTTCGCCGACGCGCACCGTCGGTCGAGCTGACCGCCGCGCAGACCTCAGCCCTGAGTGTTCTCGCCGACCACGGGTCGATGCGCATGGGTGAATTCGCCGATCGCGAATCCATCCGCATGCCGACAGCGACGTCGGTGATCGACGGACTCACGAAACACGAGCTGGTCGACCGCAGCCCCGATCCCACCGACCGTCGCGCCGTCCTCGTCGGCCTCACCGATCACGGACACGCCTTGGTGAAGCAGATCCGCAAGGAGCGGGACGTCATCCTCACGGGTGCGCTCGCCGAGCTCACCGATGAGCAGCGCGACGCCATCGCCGCAGCGGGTCCCGCCCTGCAGGCGCTGCGCGACCGACTCGACAACCATTCCGCCTGATCTGGCAAAGGACCCCATGACCGTCACCGAACACACCCCGAGCGACACCGTCGCGACCGGGTCGTCCACTTCCGCAGCCGAGCCGTCGATGCTCGCCGCGCTCCGTGCTCAGCCACGCGCGGTGTGGATCACCGCGTTCGCCGCCGTCATCGCCTTCATGGGCATCGGCCTCGTCGACCCGATTCTGCACAGCATCGCCGAGGCCCTGAACGCCCCGCCGGAGAAGCTCACGCTCCTGTTCGGCGTCTATGTCGGTGTCCAGTGCGTCGCGATGCTGCTGACCGGTTGGGCCGCATACCGATTCGGGCCTCGACGAACGCTGACCGTCGGGCTTGGCCTCATCGTCGTCGCCGCCGGCATCTCGGCTTTCGCCGACAACATCGACCAGCTCATCGCCTACCGCGTGATCTGGGGTCTCGGCAATGCGTTGTTCCTCGCCACCGCATTGGCTTTCATCGTCCAGTCCGCGGTCGGCAACCGTAACAGCGCCATCATGATGTATGAGGCCGCGCTGGGTATCGGCCTGGCGGTCGGCCCTCTGCTCGGCGCCACGCTGGGCGAATGGACCTGGCGCGCACCCTTTGCCGGCACCGCACTGCTGATGCTCGCCGGCGCGATCCTGTGCGCGTTCATGCTCCCCGCCGACGGCCCACGGTCCGAACGTGTGCCGGTGCGGATCGTCGACCCACTCAAGGTCCTGCGCAACCGCACCCTGTTCGTCACCTCCGTGGGTTCCGCGTTCTACACCGGCGCACTCTTCACGGTGATCGCCTGGGCGCCCATCGCGATGGGTCTGCGTCCCATGTACGCGGGACTGGTGTTCTTCGGCTGGGGTCTGCTCACCGCGGTCGCCGGCGTCTTCGTGGCACCGCTCCTGGCCCGCCTCCTCGGTGAGAAGGCCGGTGTCATGGTCGCCATCTCGGCATACGGACTGGTCATGGTGCTGGCCGGGATCGGTACCGCCACCGGACAGGTCTGGCTGATCGGCCTCGCGGTCATCCTCTCCGGCTTCCCGTCGGGCGTGCTCAACACGCTCTTCACCGACGTCGCGATGTCGGCGGTCGGCGGCGACACGCCGCGCTCGGTGTCGAGCGCCGGCTTCAGCTTCCTCCGTTGGATGGGCGCCGCGATCGCGGCGGTCCTCGTTGCCTACCTCGCGAAATGGACCGGCTCGGAAGCGACGCCCTGGTGGTTCGCCACCGGCTACTGCGTCGTCGCGCTCGGTGCCGTCTCCCTGGCGAAGGTCGCGCACGACCACAAGGTCGCCGACGACGCGGCCCTCATCGGCGCCGAGGAGTTCTGAGGCTCAGACGGTGGGGCGCGGCCGAAGCCGTCGATGCCCCTGGATGCACACAGCCGCGGTGAGTACGGCGGCCAGCCCCATCGCCCAGGACATGTGCGCGTACCGCAGCAGGACAGCCCCGACGACCGCGCCGGCGAACAGGGCGAGAATGGCCGCCGACCGCCTGTTCCACCAGCCGCGCCACCCTCCGGTGAAGAGGTCCGCCGACAGTTGGGTGAGGGTCGACGTCACGACGACCGTGGTCATGTCCCTGATCGCGAGCTTGCGCGCCACACACGCCTGCACGCCCATGACCCCGGCAGTGGCACACGCCGCCAGGATCTCGAAGTGCGCGGAGTCCGCGAATCGGGGAATCGCGAACAGCGCGGCAAGGATCAACAGCACAGCGCTACCCACTGCCAGCAACGTCGTCGTGATCGACGTCCACGACGTGCCCTGGCGTCGTAACACGAACCCGGCGCCGGCTGCCGCAAGAGTGAACGCGACGAGCGCGGCGAACGGCCCGGCCACGGGGAGGTCATCTGCCCCGGCCGCACCCATTCCGAGGATCACGACGTTGCCGGTCATGTTGCCGACGAAGACACGGTCGAGACCGAGAAAGCCCACAGCGTCGACGAGCCCGGTGACGAAGGTCAGGATGACCATGAGGGACACCGCGTAGACGGGCCCTCGCCGACTCGACTGAGCGGGTTCCGCATCACGCACGCGGGAGGTCATTTGGTGAAGGAACCGCAGTCGTTGTGCTCCCACGGGAGTTCGCGCTCACTCGGCGATTCGTCGAGCAGTTCGACGATGAAATGGGTGACTTTGCGGTTCTCCAGGTTTCGGATGCGGTGGGGCTGCAGAGGTCGTTCGCGCCCCACCGTCTTGTAGAGGACGAAGCCCGCCTCGGCAACCTGGCTGATCCCCCACTCGTCGTCCCCGAGATCCTGGCCCTGCGCGGTACCGGGCTCCGGCCATACGACGACGTGGTCATGGTGGTGCTGATGGAAGTCGAACATCCCGTGCGGTTCGAGGGTCATGGACCACACACGGACACGCTCGTTTTCGAAGAGAAGTGTGTCGCCGGGCGTCGGCGGGATGTCGCGATCTGGAGTGGACACGAGTACCTCCTGAATTGGATGCTATTTTGGCATCCTAGCATTCGATTGGTAGGAAGTCTTGAATCCGATGAACCACCCACGGGTCGCCGGCGACCCCAGAGATGTCACAGCCTGGGGCATGGTGCCGACTCCCTTCACCCGCACCGGCGAAGTCGACCACGCCTCGCTGCATCGCGTCGTGACACACCTGCGCAGGCGTGGCTGTGACGGCCTCATCGCGCTGGGCGCCATAGCGGAGCCGGGCACCCTCAGCCGAGGTGAGAAGATCGATGCCGTGCGGACCATCGCCGCTGCAGCAGAAGATGCTCCGGTCGCGGGTGCAGTTCTCGCACTTGAGCCCGATCAGTTCGAGTCCGACCTCGTCGCGGTGAGCGTAGAGACCCACAATGCCCTCTCCGCGATCATGATTCCGGTGAACACGCCCGACCCGAACTTCCTGAGCGCGGCGATCCGACGCGCCGGCGACGTCTCTGGACTCCCGGTCATCTTGCAGGACCTGCCACGTTTCTCCGGGGTACACATCGACATCTCCGACCTCGCCGCGGCGGTGTCTGCAAGTTCGTGCTGCGTCGCCGTGAAATGCGAGGCGTCACCGACATACGAACGGATCCGGTTCTTGTCGGCGAACACCTCCTCCGCCGGCCTCATCAGCGGGTTCGGCGGCCTCGGCCTCGTCGACGACGTGATCGCCGGTGCATCCTCGGTCGCGATAGGTTCCACTCCCACGGGGGAGGTAGTCGAGGCGATGGCATGCGCTCTCCGCGGCCGGTACGCCGAGGCGTCTGCGGTGATCGGATCGGTGGCTTCGCGCATCCACTTCGAGACGCAACCGGGTGCGAATGTCGCCATCCGTAAACGACATTGGCAACGGGCCGGCGTCATCGAGACCTCGATGGTCCGCCAACCGACCCGCCGGTTCGGTCCTGAACTCGAGGAGCATTCGCTCGTTCACCACCCGGCGGTCTCGCCGTTCGGTCTCACGACCTGACGTCGTCCAACAGGCGGGTGGTGACCTCGATCAACGAATGGGCGTACTCGTCCGGGCTCGGAAAGCCTTCGTAGGGAACGGTTCCAGGGGTCAGGTGGCCGAGCGAGATTACCCGCATGAGCAGGCTCTGCACGATCACCTCATAGGCAGTTGCGACAGCCCGCTCGTCGTGGACGCCCTGAGACTTCAAGCTGTCGACGAGAACCGACCGGATCTGCGCGTGGAAGGCGAAACCTCGCCTCCGCAGCCGCTCATCGTCGGCGGAGTGGACGAAGATGAACGCGTACAGGCGTTCCGCGCCGAACAGGGTGCGGCTCAACGTGCCGATGTAGGCGCGCAGAATCTCCTCCAGCGTCGGCCCCGCTTCCGCGAGACGTTGCTCGATCTCATCCGCGAGGTCCGAGAGCGCTTGGTCTTTGACCGCGTACAGCAACGAGTCCTTGTCCGGGTACCGGCCATAGACTCCCCCTACGGACACCGCCGCGCGGGAGGCCACCGCCGCCATCGTGAACTCCCGGATTCCGACGTCGGTGATCACCTCGATGGCGGCCTGCAGGATTCGTGCCGCGGATTGCCGACTACGGCTCTGTTGTGGCTCCAGCGTCGGACGAACGGTCATCGAATCGCCTACTCCTTCCAGGACTGTCGCAGGAACGACACCGCGTCCTCGGTCCTCATGTCGTCGGAGAACTCGGCCGCGCCGTGATCTGCGCCCTCGACGATACTGAGCGTGCTGCGGAAGCCGGCCTCCCGCAGTGCAGTATGCAGGTTGACCGACTGCGCGCGTCCGACGCGCGTGTCCGAGTCTCCATGGACCACGAGGTAATCGGGCCGAACACCCTCCGTGAAGTGAGCCGCGACAGCGGGCACGACTGCGTCGCTCGTGGCGAACAGGGCGACGATGTCGGACAGGTCAGCAGCCGCCCGAGCTCCAGCCGGTGAGGCGTCGGCTCGCAGAGACCGTGCGTCCGCCACCCCGTAATGCGCGATCACCGAACGGACGACGGCCGACTCGCGACCCTCACCGACTCGACGCCCCACAACCCTGTCCCCGGACACAGCGGCGATACCGGCGAGCAGCGCGCCTGCGGAGCTTCCCCACAGAGATACCCGCTGAGGGTCGAGATTCCACTCGTGGGCGTGCCGGCGCAGCCATCGCACGGCTGCCCGCACATCTTCGACCGGTTCGGGGAAGCCGACTTCGCCCGCCAGTCGATACGACGCAGATGCGACGGCAATTCCTCTGCGCGGCAATGCGTTCCATGGTCCCATCTCGCGCACTCCGCCGACGAAGCTGCCGCCGTGGATGTAGACCACCACCGGCCACGGACCGCCGGTGGCCGGAAGATGGAGATCGAGTCGCAGGGGTCGCCAACCCGGTATCACCGCATAGATCAGGCCGCGGTGACTCATCGTCGCAGGTAGGACGGCCACCGGAGGCGGCGACAAGAGTTCGGGAGGCGTCACCGACTCGTAGTCGATCGAGGGTGCGACGTCGACGATGGTCCGGGGCATGGTCGTGGCTCCTAGTCGAGGACGGACAACTCGTTGCGATTGCCGATGTGGTTCTGTCGCGCTGCGCCGTAGACCGCCGCGGCAATCGGGAGAAGTGGCATGAGCAGGACGATCAGCTTCGTACTACCGGTGACATCGGAGTAGTTGGCGATGATGACACCGAGGACCACCAGGAGGCACAGGCCCGACACGATGGGCGCGACGAGAACCGCCCAGACATTCGCCCGGGGGAGCTTCCCCAACCGGGCCGCCACCAGGATGCTCACGCAGCATCCGAGCATGAGGGCGGTCAACGAGATGCTGGTGACACCCGACACCATCGGAAAGAGGTTGACGATGGGATCGGCACCTGCGACGACGAAGGGTGCGAGGACCACCACCGAGATTCCCGTCTGCACCGCTCCGGCCACGGATGGCGTTCCCCATCGCGGGTGCACCGACGCCAACACTGATGGCAGCAGGTCCGCGCGGCCGAGGGCGAAGTGATACCGGGCCGCCATGTTGTGGAACGCGACGCTGGCGGCGAAGAAGCTGACGGTGACCAGGACAGACAACAGATTCCCCGACCACGAGCCGAGATAGATGTCGGCGGTCGCGAAGACCAGCGCGCCCGGGTCCTCGGCGGCGACAGCCTTTACGTCGTCGAACGCAGCGACCAGCGACCAGGTTGCGACGACGAATACGCCCACGAGCAGTGCGATGGAGGCGTACGTCGCGATCTTGATGCTCTTACGCGCCGCCCTGGCCTCTTCGCCGTAGATCGCGGTCGCTTCGAATCCGACGAACGACAGGACGCAGAAGGCCAGCGTCAGCGCCACGTTCCCGTCCAGCATTGCCCCGGGTGAGAAGACGTCGAACGACCAACCCTCCGGACGCTGGACGGCGACCGC
Protein-coding sequences here:
- a CDS encoding dihydrodipicolinate synthase family protein; the encoded protein is MNHPRVAGDPRDVTAWGMVPTPFTRTGEVDHASLHRVVTHLRRRGCDGLIALGAIAEPGTLSRGEKIDAVRTIAAAAEDAPVAGAVLALEPDQFESDLVAVSVETHNALSAIMIPVNTPDPNFLSAAIRRAGDVSGLPVILQDLPRFSGVHIDISDLAAAVSASSCCVAVKCEASPTYERIRFLSANTSSAGLISGFGGLGLVDDVIAGASSVAIGSTPTGEVVEAMACALRGRYAEASAVIGSVASRIHFETQPGANVAIRKRHWQRAGVIETSMVRQPTRRFGPELEEHSLVHHPAVSPFGLTT
- a CDS encoding MFS transporter encodes the protein MTVTEHTPSDTVATGSSTSAAEPSMLAALRAQPRAVWITAFAAVIAFMGIGLVDPILHSIAEALNAPPEKLTLLFGVYVGVQCVAMLLTGWAAYRFGPRRTLTVGLGLIVVAAGISAFADNIDQLIAYRVIWGLGNALFLATALAFIVQSAVGNRNSAIMMYEAALGIGLAVGPLLGATLGEWTWRAPFAGTALLMLAGAILCAFMLPADGPRSERVPVRIVDPLKVLRNRTLFVTSVGSAFYTGALFTVIAWAPIAMGLRPMYAGLVFFGWGLLTAVAGVFVAPLLARLLGEKAGVMVAISAYGLVMVLAGIGTATGQVWLIGLAVILSGFPSGVLNTLFTDVAMSAVGGDTPRSVSSAGFSFLRWMGAAIAAVLVAYLAKWTGSEATPWWFATGYCVVALGAVSLAKVAHDHKVADDAALIGAEEF
- a CDS encoding alpha/beta hydrolase, which produces MPRTIVDVAPSIDYESVTPPELLSPPPVAVLPATMSHRGLIYAVIPGWRPLRLDLHLPATGGPWPVVVYIHGGSFVGGVREMGPWNALPRRGIAVASASYRLAGEVGFPEPVEDVRAAVRWLRRHAHEWNLDPQRVSLWGSSAGALLAGIAAVSGDRVVGRRVGEGRESAVVRSVIAHYGVADARSLRADASPAGARAAADLSDIVALFATSDAVVPAVAAHFTEGVRPDYLVVHGDSDTRVGRAQSVNLHTALREAGFRSTLSIVEGADHGAAEFSDDMRTEDAVSFLRQSWKE
- a CDS encoding TetR/AcrR family transcriptional regulator, yielding MTVRPTLEPQQSRSRQSAARILQAAIEVITDVGIREFTMAAVASRAAVSVGGVYGRYPDKDSLLYAVKDQALSDLADEIEQRLAEAGPTLEEILRAYIGTLSRTLFGAERLYAFIFVHSADDERLRRRGFAFHAQIRSVLVDSLKSQGVHDERAVATAYEVIVQSLLMRVISLGHLTPGTVPYEGFPSPDEYAHSLIEVTTRLLDDVRS
- a CDS encoding MarR family winged helix-turn-helix transcriptional regulator — its product is MSASEPAQLALTLRPTITRLYLALRRRAPSVELTAAQTSALSVLADHGSMRMGEFADRESIRMPTATSVIDGLTKHELVDRSPDPTDRRAVLVGLTDHGHALVKQIRKERDVILTGALAELTDEQRDAIAAAGPALQALRDRLDNHSA
- a CDS encoding APC family permease; protein product: MSSQTSRPPVPDTEHLKRNTIGAFGLTFMVVAVAAPLTAMASNLSLSLGFGVGAGTVGLLVVVALALTVFASAFVTLARYVTNAGAYYAFIGFGLGRVVGSGAAFVATTAYNMAAAGMAAATGYFLGLTIESMFGFDAPWYLYAAVVLVLTAWFGRRGVEVAKHLITVVSILQFVMLLVLAVAVAVQRPEGWSFDVFSPGAMLDGNVALTLAFCVLSFVGFEATAIYGEEARAARKSIKIATYASIALLVGVFVVATWSLVAAFDDVKAVAAEDPGALVFATADIYLGSWSGNLLSVLVTVSFFAASVAFHNMAARYHFALGRADLLPSVLASVHPRWGTPSVAGAVQTGISVVVLAPFVVAGADPIVNLFPMVSGVTSISLTALMLGCCVSILVAARLGKLPRANVWAVLVAPIVSGLCLLVVLGVIIANYSDVTGSTKLIVLLMPLLPIAAAVYGAARQNHIGNRNELSVLD
- a CDS encoding YoaK family protein; this translates as MRDAEPAQSSRRGPVYAVSLMVILTFVTGLVDAVGFLGLDRVFVGNMTGNVVILGMGAAGADDLPVAGPFAALVAFTLAAAGAGFVLRRQGTSWTSITTTLLAVGSAVLLILAALFAIPRFADSAHFEILAACATAGVMGVQACVARKLAIRDMTTVVVTSTLTQLSADLFTGGWRGWWNRRSAAILALFAGAVVGAVLLRYAHMSWAMGLAAVLTAAVCIQGHRRLRPRPTV